In the genome of Sphingopyxis sp. YF1, the window GGTGCGCGAGGCAGATCCGGTCGCGGTGGCCGACCGCCGCCTGACCGACCTGCTCGCAAAATTCGATGCGGCGATTTCGGACGACCTCAACACCGCGGTCGCACTGACCCTGCTCGAAGATGCGGCGGCAATGAAAAAGCTCGACGCCGGACAGAAACGCGCGGCGATCGCCGCGATGGATGCGGTGCTCGGTCTCGACCTGCTGACGATCGACCGCGCCGACCTGCGCCTTCGCCCGAAGGCAGCAACGATCACCGCGGAGGCGATCGAAGCCACGCTCGTGCGCCGCAAGGAAGCCCGCGCGGCCAAGGATTTCGCTGCCTCCGACGCGCTCCGCGACGAACTCATCGCCGCCGGGGTTGAAGTGATGGACGGCGACCCGCTCGGCTGGGACTGGCGACTGGAGGCCTGACGGCCCTCCCTCGGCCCTGCGGACTGCCACCGCCCCATTGCAACTCAGCGGAGAGGGTCGGGAGGTTTCCAATCCTCCCCATCGACTTGCGATGGGAGGGCCCCCCTCGCGAAGCGAGTGGTGGAGGGGTAACGACGATGCGTCCTGACAGACTCGCCCGATCCGTCCGCACCAATGGCTGCACGCTCGCCGTATCAACACATTGTGACTTTCCGCTCGCGACGCGCTGGACAGTCTGGTTTCCGTTGCCCAATCTATTGTCGACATTGTCGAAAATCGCTTGGTAGAGTTCGCCAAGGCCCCTCCGTCATCGCTTCGCGATGCCACCTCCCCATCGCAGGTCGATGGGGAGGACAAAAAGGAAGATTTATGACCAAAACCGTCACCGTCCTCTCGGGCCTGATCCGGCCGCTCGTCGAGAACCGCCTCCCCGACTGGGTCGAGCCGCTTTTCTTCCAGTCAAAGGAAGAAGCGATGAGCCTCGCGCCGCAAGCCGAAATCGGCTGGTTCGACATGTACGACAAGCGCGACATGGCCGCCGCGATCACCGCGGCGACACGGATGAAATGGCTCAATTCGATCTATGCCGGGGTCGACGGCATCCCGCTCGACCTGCTCGCGCAGCGCGGCACCGTCGTCACCAACGGCGTCGGCATCAACGCGATCACCATCGCCGAATATGTCGTGATGGGCATGCTCACCGTCGCCAAGGGCTATCGCGAGGTCGTGCGCGCGCAGGAACGCCGCGAGTGGCTGCACGAATCTCCGGGCAAGGTCGAACTTTACGGGTCGAAGGCGCTGCTGCTCGGTTACGGCGCGATCGGCAAGCTGGTCGAGGAGCGGCTGCGGGCGTTCAACGTCGACGTCACCATCGTGCGCCGGACACCGGGCCCCAATTCCCTCGGTCCCGACCAGTGGCGCGAACGGCTCGGCGACTATGACTGGGTGATCCTCGCGGTGCCCGCGACGCCCGAGACCGACGGCATGATCGGCGCCGCCGAACTCGCGGCGATGAAATCGACGGCGACTTTGGTCAACATCGCGCGCGGCAGCGTCGTCGACCAGGCAGCGCTCGTCGCCGCGCTCGACAGCCAGCAGATCGGCGCCGCCTTCCTCGACGTCACCAACCCCGAGCCGCTGCCCGTCGACGATGTGCTGTGGAGCCTCGACAACGCGCATATCACCATGCACCTGTCAGGCCGCGCGCAGGACAAGATGTTCCTCCGGTCCGCCGAGCGTTTCCTCGAAAATCTCGGCCGCTGGCACCGCGGCGAAGCCGTCGCGCCGCAGGTCGACCTGCTGCTCGGCTATTAACCCGGCCGCTCAGCCTTCAGTTCGCGCACGAGCGGCTGCAGCCGCGCGTCATATTTGGCGAGCATCGTGTGTGCGCCGGCATGGTCGTAGAAGCTCACCAGTTCGCGTCCGTTCCAGCGGTGGAGCGCATAGGCGGGGTCCTCGGCGACGATCATCGGGCGGTCATCGGGATGATCCTCGTCGATCGGGCGAAGGTCGAGCGACACCTGCGGCGCGGTCGACGAGCAGATGGCGATCGTCCGCCCCTCCCACGCCACGGTGACGCTGCGATGCAGATGCCCGCAGATCAGCCCGCGCACCTGGCCGTGCCGCCGCACGACGTCGGTGAAGATCGCGACCCACGGCTCGTCGGGATGCGTGTTCATCCACTCGATCCCGCTCTCGACCGGCGGATGGTGCATCACGATATAGGTCGGCTTGTCGGGCACCTTCGCCAGCTCTGCGTCGAGCCACGCCGCGCGACCTTCGCAAAAGGCACCGCCGTGGCGCCCTTCCTTGAGCGTGTCGATCGTCACCAGCCGCAGTTCGGGCAGGTCGACGCTGTACTGGACGAAACCGTTGCCGTCGGCGAAGCCCGGGAACTGCGCGTGGAAATTGGCGCGCAGGTCATGATTGCCGACGCTAGGCCATACGGGAAAGGGGCAGCGCGAGAAAGCGGTGGCGAGGCGGCGATAGCTGTCGGGATCGCCGCGGTCGGTGATGTCGCCGGTGGCGAGCAGCAGGTCGGGCCGGTTCGGGCCCTCGATCAGCACGTCGAGCACCTCGTCGAGCCGCTTGCGGTTATATTCGGCCGGATTGTCCGGATCGAACCCGATGTGGATATCGGTGATCTGGGCGATCAGCATGCGCGTCCCCTGCCTTGGGCCGGTTGGTCCGACCGCCCCTTGTTCATCCGCCCCGTTCCGCCTGGCGCAACACCGGGGCCCGCCACGTCACCTCATAGAGCCCCCGCCCTGTCGAAGCCGTGACCTTGCGCCCAGTCTGCCGCCCTTGCCCCGGCGCGTCTGTGATTGCGATCACTTTCTTCTTGCGCTGCTGCGGGGGCATCCACGGCTTGCCGTCGTCGCTGTGATATTCGTGGCACATCGCGCACGGCGATTCGGTCGCGGTCTCGACCTTCACCAGCCGCGCGCCGTCCTCGCCGACATGGCAGTCGCGGCACTGGGTGAGGCCGGGAACGAGGAAGTCGGTGGACGCCTTCGACCCTTCGGCCGCGGTGTGGCAGTCGGCGCAGTCGGTCTCGCGGTGCGCGTCATGGTCGAACCAGCCCTTCTCCAGGAAGCGCGGCGTCTGGTTGACCGCCATCACGCGCCAATTGTTACCCGATGCCGGAGCAAAGATGGTGTGACAGTCGTAACAGGCCCCGCCCTTCGAAAAGACCGCGCGCACCGCATCCTCCGCTCGGCCGGGGCGCACCGCAACCTCGCGGAAATAGATGTTGTACACCTGCCCTTCGGCATAGGCGCCCGGCCGCCGCCGCTGCATGCCGCCGAGTTGCAGCGGGCGCGCCGGCGGGGTCGAACGATAATAGGCGGTGAGGTCGGCGACCACCTGTCCGGGCTCGCCGTGGCGCAGCGTCCGCGTCACCCCGCCCACGGTCTCGAACGCCAGACTGTGGCACATCGCGCAGTCGCGCTCCATCTCGACCGGCTTCACGCGCACCCCGTCGGCCTCGACGCGGTGACAGTTCTGGCACTCGAGCTGCTTGCCGAAATCGTAGCGCCCGCGGAAGCTCGCCGCCATGCGCGCGACCCCGCCGGTCGCCTGCAGGTGCAGGTCGTGCGGGAATTTGAGGCCGTTGTAGTCGACCAGCCCCTTGGTCATCGGCGTGCGCGCCGGCTTCGCCCCCGGCGCGGCGCGGACAAGCGGGCGGAACTCCGGATGGCCGGTACCGAAATCGGACGCATCGGCGAGCGCGGTCGGATGCCCCGCAGCCTTCAGCCGCCCCGCCATACCGTCGTGACAGTCGGCGCAGAATTTCTGCGGCGTCGCCGCCATCGGCCCCGCGCCTTCATGCTCGGTATGGCATTCGACGCAGCGCCCCTGCGGGCGGTTGAATGCCTCGCCGACATTGGCGAGCAATTTGTCGAACCCACCCTTCGGCGCGCGCGCGGCGAGCAGCATCGCGGTGGGCGCATTGGCGTGCGCCGCACTCATCGCCTTGTGCTCGCCGGTGTGGCAGCCGACGCACGCCGTGTCGGTCACCGCGACGAACGGCTCGACGTGGCACGACTGGCAATCGTCCTTCAGGCTCTTGTGCGCGCTCGACAGTGGCCCCGAACTCCAGCTGCTGTCGGCGTGGAACCCCTGCGGCCGTTCGTCGACGTTGCGATAGCTGTGCCACGCCCAGATCGGCCCGACCAGAAAGGCGAGCAGCATCAGCACCGCAAAGGTCCACGCGCCGACGCGCTTGCCCGGCATCACCCCCGCCAGCGAGAAGGCCTTGACCTCGTCAACGTCCTTCGACGACTGCGACAGTTCGTCGATGCGTTCGACGAGCAGGATGATCTGCTCGGCCTCGCGCGCGATCGTCAGCCGGTGCCCGCCGAAACGCAGCTCGGCCCCCGCCGCGCTGTCGATATCGGCGAGTGTTTCCGGCCGCCCGTTGATATCGAACCCCAGCCCCTCCAGCGCGGCGATGCGGACATGCCGCCCGTCGGTGCTGCTGATCGTCGCGTGGTGCGGGTTCACCGCCAGGTCGGCGATATGGATGACATTGCCGCCCTCGCGGCCGAGCGTGATCGTATCGCCGGGCAGCGCCTGGTCGCGGATGATCTGCTTGCCCGTCTTCGTCGTCGAGATCCGGCGCAGGATGAAGCTCATGGGTCCCCTCCCCCGCCTTACCAATAGAAAAAGACGCTGATGATGTGCGCCGACAGCGCCGCGATCAGCGCAAAGGTCAGCGGCACATGCACATAGAGCCAGATTTCGAGCAGCGCGCGCAGGCGGAGGTGCTGGCGCAGCCGCGCGAGCGCCGCCTCTTTCTGCGACAACAGCCCGATCACCTTGTCGCGCGCCTCGATCTCGCTGCTGCGCGACGCGCCGAGCGCGCGCAGCGCGGCAGCCGTCGCGTCATTGGGGTATCGCCCCGACAGACGCGCGCGGATCCCGCCGGCGAACGGATCCTCGTCGAGGCTGGCGAGCACGGGCGCGGTATCCTGCGGCGTCAGCGGCTGCGCCGCAACGTGGAGCTGGCGGTCGAAGGCACGGATCGCCTCCAGCATCTGCATTTGCGTCATCTCGTCGCGGTTGTTCGACAGCGCGGCGGGCAGCATCGCATAGACCACCACGCCGTACATCCCCGACAGGATGACGAGCATCATCAACGTCCAGGCGAGCGTATGGACGTTCCAGCCGAGCTGGAATCCCGTGTGCCACGTGCCGACGACGATCAGGCTGAGCCCCAGATAGACATGCGCCGAGGTCCACGCCTTGAGCGACCAGTAATCGCGCGTCATCTTGCGCTTGCGATACCCCAGCGCGGTGAGCCACAGGATCAGCCCCGCGCCGAGCGTGCCGAGCGTATAGCCGTACCAGCTGCCGCCATTGTGACGCGGAGTGACGTCGACCAGCATGTAAGAGACGATGATCAGCAGGCACAGCCCGCCCGAAATCTTCGCCCAACGGAAACCGGCGTAACGCAAAAAGCCCTCGTGGCGCCGCTCGCGCACGCGCTCGACCTGGGTCGCCTTGCTGCGACGCCCCAAAAATTTTCGCGAAAACAGACTGGCCATCAGCCGGCGTCCTCCTCGAGCCGCGCGATCGACAGGAACTCCTCGGGCGACACGCGGATCGCGGCGCCGGTCGGGCACGCACGCACGCACGCCGGGCCGCCGGCGATACCCTTGCACATGTCGCATTTGACCGCGATCTTCTTGGGTTTCTCTTCGCCCAGCTGCTTCTTGGTCCATTTGGGCGACGGTTCGCCCGGCCCCGGACCAAAGCCGGTGAGCAGCCAGCGCAGCAGGCTCGGCTTGGGCGGCGGCGCCGCTTCCATGCGGATCACGCCATAGGGGCAGTTGCGCATGCAGTTGCCGCAGCCGATGCAGCCCGGCTCCATGAACACTTCGCCGTCGGGGCCGCGATGGATCACGTTCGGCGGGCAATCGGCCATGCAGTGCGGATGCTCGCAGTGGCGGCAGCTCGTCGGGACATGCAGGTGCGCAAAGGTCTTGCCCGCCTCGCGATCGAGCCGCGACAGGCCCTCGTGGCTGTCGGCGCACGCCTTTTCGCAATTGTCGCAGCCGACGCACAGATTCTCGTCGATCAGCAGCGCGTCGGTCGCCTCGCCCAACCCTTCCTTCATGATGAAGCTGGCGGTGTCCGAATAAAGATCGACCGCGCTCGAATAGCTGGCCTTGCGCGATTCGATGAAGTTGTTCATCTGCGCGCGTTCGGCGACCGCCGCCTCGGTCGCCTCGCGGACCTGCGGCCGTTTGGCCAGCATCTTGCGGAAGCTGTCGCCGGTCAGCTTGATCAGTTCGGCCCCGACCGCCGCCTTCACCGTGGCGTTGCGCGGCGCCCCGCTGAGCACGCCCATTTCGCCGAAAAAACTGCCCGCAGGCAGATATCGCAGGAAGATCGGCTTGCCGCCGATATCCTTCTCGACCACCATCGACCCCGACCGGATGACATAGACGTCGTCGCCCTGCTCGCCCTCGGTTAGCACGACTTTGCCCGCGGGTACGCGTTCGACCTCGGCGGTGTCGACGACGGGGCCCAGATCCTCGACGGTCAGCCCACCCTTGAAGATCTGGAGCAGCTGGCGTTCGAGCGAAATGCGGTTGATCACGCGCTTGGCGCCCGGCACCGCCGCCATCAGCTTGAGCGCCGCGGTGCGCGACACCTCGACGAAGATGCTGTCCTCACCCGCGCGGATCGTCGCGCCGCGCTTGCGGCCCGAAATCAGCCCGACCTCGCCAAAGATCGACCCTTCCTCGATCGGCACGGTGAAATCGGGACCGACCTCGACCAGCGCATGACCGTCGGCGATCGCGAACAACGACGATCCCGGTTCGCCCTTTTCGAAAACGACGTCGTCCTTGCGGTAAAAGGCGACCTTCGAATCGAGCATGAATTCGCGCATCTGGAGCGGCGACACGTCGGCGAAGATGCGCACCCGCGACCGCAGATATTCCAGCCACTCGCTGACCGTCTTTTTCTCCGGCAGGTCGGCGAAGATCGCCGCCAGATCCTTCTCGTCGGCGGGGGTCAGGGCGGTGTTGCCGTTGATGAACTCGACGACGTCATAACCCTGATTCATGCAATGCTTGATCAGCGGATAACCCGCGAGCGCGCCGATCACGAAGATGCCGGGAACCGTCGATTCGAACGTCGGCGACAGTTTCGGAAAGGCTTCGCGGTCGGGACCGGTAAACTCGATCCCCATCGATTCGACGAAGCCGCGCGGCGCGACCGATCCCAGTCGCGCGACGATCACGTCGCACTGGATCCGCTCGTCGCCGGTCGGGGTCTCCAGCGTCAGCCAGCCGGGTTCGACCAGCTTCGGCTGGGTCTCGGTGCGGATCGACATGAAACCATTCTCGCCCGCCTCCATCATGTCGGAGACATTCTTGGCCTTGGCGCGCGCGAAATCCTTTGAGCGATTGAGGATGGTGACGGTGTTTTCGAGCGCTTCCTCGGCGACCC includes:
- a CDS encoding D-2-hydroxyacid dehydrogenase; the protein is MTKTVTVLSGLIRPLVENRLPDWVEPLFFQSKEEAMSLAPQAEIGWFDMYDKRDMAAAITAATRMKWLNSIYAGVDGIPLDLLAQRGTVVTNGVGINAITIAEYVVMGMLTVAKGYREVVRAQERREWLHESPGKVELYGSKALLLGYGAIGKLVEERLRAFNVDVTIVRRTPGPNSLGPDQWRERLGDYDWVILAVPATPETDGMIGAAELAAMKSTATLVNIARGSVVDQAALVAALDSQQIGAAFLDVTNPEPLPVDDVLWSLDNAHITMHLSGRAQDKMFLRSAERFLENLGRWHRGEAVAPQVDLLLGY
- a CDS encoding phosphodiesterase; protein product: MLIAQITDIHIGFDPDNPAEYNRKRLDEVLDVLIEGPNRPDLLLATGDITDRGDPDSYRRLATAFSRCPFPVWPSVGNHDLRANFHAQFPGFADGNGFVQYSVDLPELRLVTIDTLKEGRHGGAFCEGRAAWLDAELAKVPDKPTYIVMHHPPVESGIEWMNTHPDEPWVAIFTDVVRRHGQVRGLICGHLHRSVTVAWEGRTIAICSSTAPQVSLDLRPIDEDHPDDRPMIVAEDPAYALHRWNGRELVSFYDHAGAHTMLAKYDARLQPLVRELKAERPG
- a CDS encoding cytochrome c3 family protein; protein product: MSFILRRISTTKTGKQIIRDQALPGDTITLGREGGNVIHIADLAVNPHHATISSTDGRHVRIAALEGLGFDINGRPETLADIDSAAGAELRFGGHRLTIAREAEQIILLVERIDELSQSSKDVDEVKAFSLAGVMPGKRVGAWTFAVLMLLAFLVGPIWAWHSYRNVDERPQGFHADSSWSSGPLSSAHKSLKDDCQSCHVEPFVAVTDTACVGCHTGEHKAMSAAHANAPTAMLLAARAPKGGFDKLLANVGEAFNRPQGRCVECHTEHEGAGPMAATPQKFCADCHDGMAGRLKAAGHPTALADASDFGTGHPEFRPLVRAAPGAKPARTPMTKGLVDYNGLKFPHDLHLQATGGVARMAASFRGRYDFGKQLECQNCHRVEADGVRVKPVEMERDCAMCHSLAFETVGGVTRTLRHGEPGQVVADLTAYYRSTPPARPLQLGGMQRRRPGAYAEGQVYNIYFREVAVRPGRAEDAVRAVFSKGGACYDCHTIFAPASGNNWRVMAVNQTPRFLEKGWFDHDAHRETDCADCHTAAEGSKASTDFLVPGLTQCRDCHVGEDGARLVKVETATESPCAMCHEYHSDDGKPWMPPQQRKKKVIAITDAPGQGRQTGRKVTASTGRGLYEVTWRAPVLRQAERGG
- a CDS encoding cyclic nucleotide-binding domain-containing protein translates to MSEPAPDIVRVAIIGSGPAGLSAASRAGQLGMSHVLLEKTDHLSDTIFKYQKGKRVLATPDRLDLRSDCRFAEGAREYILANWDEDAANNKVNVVKHAEVTEVTGQQGAFEIKTARGDVYRAENIVLAIGTQGNPNRMRCGGADLPHIIYTVDDPEDFKDKHITVVGSGDAGIENALGVAEEALENTVTILNRSKDFARAKAKNVSDMMEAGENGFMSIRTETQPKLVEPGWLTLETPTGDERIQCDVIVARLGSVAPRGFVESMGIEFTGPDREAFPKLSPTFESTVPGIFVIGALAGYPLIKHCMNQGYDVVEFINGNTALTPADEKDLAAIFADLPEKKTVSEWLEYLRSRVRIFADVSPLQMREFMLDSKVAFYRKDDVVFEKGEPGSSLFAIADGHALVEVGPDFTVPIEEGSIFGEVGLISGRKRGATIRAGEDSIFVEVSRTAALKLMAAVPGAKRVINRISLERQLLQIFKGGLTVEDLGPVVDTAEVERVPAGKVVLTEGEQGDDVYVIRSGSMVVEKDIGGKPIFLRYLPAGSFFGEMGVLSGAPRNATVKAAVGAELIKLTGDSFRKMLAKRPQVREATEAAVAERAQMNNFIESRKASYSSAVDLYSDTASFIMKEGLGEATDALLIDENLCVGCDNCEKACADSHEGLSRLDREAGKTFAHLHVPTSCRHCEHPHCMADCPPNVIHRGPDGEVFMEPGCIGCGNCMRNCPYGVIRMEAAPPPKPSLLRWLLTGFGPGPGEPSPKWTKKQLGEEKPKKIAVKCDMCKGIAGGPACVRACPTGAAIRVSPEEFLSIARLEEDAG